The segment CGCCGGACGTGTTCGGCTTCGGCGGCGGCTCGCCCCCGAGCTTCCTGCAGCTGGTCGACTTCGAGCAGATCGCCATCGCCACGACCGTCAGCGTCCCCGACGGGGGCACCCTGCTCCTGGGCGGGCAGACGATCACCGGCGAGACCGAACGAGAGTCGGGTGTTCCGGTGCTGTCGAAGGTGCCGTTCCTCAAGCGGCTCTTCACCAACCGTGCCCGTGCCAAGGACGAGCAGGTCCTCCTGGTCCTGGTTCGCCCCAAGATCATCCTCCAACGTGAGATTGAGCAGCAGGAGTTCCCGCTGCTGGCACCCAATCGCTGATTCAACTCCGGATCGATCATTCAAGCCCACGGGTCGATGCCCGTGGGCTTTTGCATCGCTCTCGCCAACGTCTGGACATCGTGTCCGCCGCGCCTAGCCTCTCCGCCCGACCTTTTCGCCATGCCCTATCAGTGCCACTTCACCGGAAAGAAGACCAAGATCGGCCGCAGCAAGACGTTGCGCGGCAAGGCGAAGTACCTCGGCGGCGTCGGGACAAAGATCACGGGCGTCACCAAGCGGAAGTTCAAGCCGAACCTGCAGAAGGTCCGAGCCGTCGTCGACGGCCGCGTCGTCCGCGTCTACGCCTCGGCGAAGGCGATCCGCAACGGCGACGTCGTCAAGCCGCAGAAGCGCACCTGGCGCCCCGGAGACGCGAAGGACTGACCCACCTCGGCACCATCCCGAAAAACCCAAGAGGCCGAGCGACTTCAGTCGCTCGGTTTTTCGTTGGATCGCTTCCGCTCGAGAACCGACAGCCGCGGGTCCGCCCACGAAAGCCGTCGATCCACTCGACGCCGAAGGTCCACGTCGGCATCGGGCTCCGAATCAAGCGTCGCCTGCCACGTCCACAGATCAAACGGCGGCACGGCGTATGGCGCCGGATCGGCCGGGAGACGCAGCACGCCGCCATCGAGCTGATTGAGTGTCATCACGACGCGGACGCGGTCGTCCTTCCCGGCAGCGTTTCGTCGGAAGCCTTCGAGCTCTTTCGCCCCAAACGCGGCCGTCGCGAGGACGAGCAGCGCAGCCGCGAGCGTTGTCGAAAACGAGTGGGCGTCCTGGCTCAGCGTCCGGACGACGAGTCGCAGGCTTACGACGGCCGCGATGGCACAGAGCATCGCAGGCAGGATCGCGAAACGCGCATGATCCATCGGCCTGCCGTACGACGTGACAGCGAACCCGACGAGCACCACCGCCGCCGGCACCGCCAAGAGCCGCAACGATCGCCCGGTCGGCCCTTTGACGAGCAACGCCCCGCCCAGCAACGTCGCCGCCCCCGCAAAGCCAGCGAGGCGTCCAGTCGCTACGCCGAAGAGGTTCCATGCGCTGCCAACCGTGCTCGGGTGGACCGACAGCTGGTAGTGCGACGCCGTGTTCCCCGCGTTGCTCGCAAGGTCAGGGAGATTGAGCAGCAGGAACGGATTGGTGGCAACAAAGACACCCGCCGCGAGCGATGATGCGATCGCGAGATCCGAACCGCGGGCTGTAAGCCCGCGGCTGCGACGGATGAGCCACGCTGTCGGAAGCAGGACGAGCGCCACGAGCATCGTCGGGACCATGCCCGCCGCCGCGCCGCAGAAGAACCCCGCGAGGAGCAGCTGACGGCATCTGCCGCGTCGCACGTAACCGTCAGCGACGCAGACCGCGACCAACGCGAGGGCTGCCCCCGGCAGATGCGGCTTGGCCTCGTGAGCCGCGACGACCACCACCGGCAAGGCAGCTACGACCAGCCCGCCGACGAGGCCGAGGACGTTCGACCGCGTGATCCGTCGCACCAGCACCGCCGCCGCCACGCTTGCGACGACGCCCCAGAGCACGGCGTACAGCCGCATGACGATGTACAGCTTTGCGAACTCACTCGGCTGATCGAGATAGAACGCCAGGCCGCCGCGCTCGACGAAGCCCAGGACCGACGCCACGCCGATGAGTCCGCCGACCGGATACATCCATAGCCCGCCGTACGTGTAGAACTGCGGATCGGGGCTGCGTCGCTCGGCCATGGACGCGATGGCACGCAGCGTCAGCATCTCGTCGGGCTGCTGGCTGTAGAGCCGGTAGCGGATGATGATTTCGGCCCGCTCGGCGTCGGTGTCGTTCAGGAACACGCCGGCGTCGTCGCTCCGATCGACGTCGGCCGCTGCGTCGGCGTCGAGTCCGCCGGCGAGCGCAACGAGCTCCTCACCCGTCCACGGCGTGCGATCGCCGAAGAGGTAGCGATTGACGTCGCCCGTCGGCAGTCCCCAGGTGAGCCCCGGCACAAAGAACACCAGCGAGAGCAGCCCCGCCAACGTTGGCATCGCAAGCCCACGCAGTGTCTCGCGTCGGGACCGCACTCGGAACGCTAGCGAGACCAGAGCGCCCGTCATCGAGCCAGATGACGACGAGTGAGCCGCTCGCGTGAGCGAGCGCTTCCGGCGCAGAAGCGCCCGCTCACGCGGGCGGCTCGCTCTGGGAGTGGTCGCGGAGATACCGCGCTCGCACCGCTCTTGAACAACGCAATAAGCGGACACCAACTCCCGCATGCCACCCCGTCGAAATCACCCGACTTCCTGCAAGGTCGCGACGCGGAAATCGACGTCCATCCGCTGCAACCTCGTACTCTTCCCCGACCTCGCGGCGCTGTAATGGCGTCGCGGGGTCTTTCGCCCATGTCGTCGGCCGAGCTTTCACCAT is part of the Planctomycetota bacterium genome and harbors:
- the rpmB gene encoding 50S ribosomal protein L28, which gives rise to MPYQCHFTGKKTKIGRSKTLRGKAKYLGGVGTKITGVTKRKFKPNLQKVRAVVDGRVVRVYASAKAIRNGDVVKPQKRTWRPGDAKD